In Kryptolebias marmoratus isolate JLee-2015 linkage group LG4, ASM164957v2, whole genome shotgun sequence, the following proteins share a genomic window:
- the il10 gene encoding interleukin-10, with translation MSPRFVLLSLLAVLSFFATCRSTLVCNNRCCQFVEDFPARLKKLRQDYSRIRDFYEANDDLDIALLDQSVEDSFKTPFACQAINSILGFYLNTVLPTAVAGASDGSARILKPHVESIQQIFDQLKSDVTRCRHYFSCKNQFDINNLNSTYTQMESKGLFKAMGELDLLFNYIETYLASHRHRNL, from the exons ATGTCTCCTCGGTTTGTCCTCCTGTCCCTGCTGGCTGTCCTCTCCTTCTTCGCCACATGTCGGAGCACTTTGGTTTGCAACAACCGGTGCTGCCAGTTCGTGGAGGACTTCCCGGCCCGGCTGAAGAAGCTCAGACAGGACTACTCCCGGATCAGAGACTTCTAT gAAGCAAATGATGACTTGGACATAGCGCTGCTGGACCAAAGCGTCGAGGACTCCTTCAAG ACTCCGTTCGCCTGCCAGGCCATAAACAGCATTCTGGGCTTTTATTTGAACACGGTTCTGCCCACCGCGGTGGCCGGGGCGAGCGACGGCTCCGCCAGGATCCTGAAGCCCCATGTGGAGTCCATCCAGCAGATCTTCGACCAGCTCAAGAGTGACGTCACCAGATGT aGACACTACTTCTCCTGCAAAAACCAGTTTGACATCAATAATCTAAATTCGACTTACACTCAG ATGGAGAGCAAAGGTCTGTTCAAGGCCATGGGGGAGCTGGACTTGTTGTTTAACTACATTGAGACATACCTGGCATCTCATCGACACAGAAACCTGTGA